A genomic region of Desulfosarcina ovata subsp. ovata contains the following coding sequences:
- a CDS encoding FmdB family zinc ribbon protein translates to MPIYEFYCPDCNTLFNFFSRRINTDKQPDCPKCKTRKLERQMSAFAFTGKAKESGDDDDLPFDESKMEKAMQMLSSEAERINEDDPRQAADLMRKLTDMTGMELGAGMEEALRRMERGDDPEQVEAEMGDLLESEDPFILPEKKGQGGRATRPAPIKDETLYDL, encoded by the coding sequence ATGCCGATCTACGAATTTTACTGCCCGGACTGCAATACGTTGTTCAATTTCTTTTCCCGTCGCATCAACACCGACAAACAGCCGGATTGCCCCAAATGCAAGACCCGTAAACTGGAGCGGCAGATGTCCGCGTTTGCCTTTACCGGCAAGGCCAAGGAGAGCGGTGATGATGATGATCTGCCCTTTGACGAGAGCAAAATGGAAAAGGCCATGCAAATGCTCTCCAGTGAAGCGGAGCGGATCAACGAGGACGACCCCCGCCAAGCGGCCGATCTTATGCGCAAACTGACCGATATGACCGGCATGGAACTGGGGGCCGGTATGGAGGAGGCTTTGCGGAGGATGGAGCGCGGCGACGATCCCGAGCAGGTCGAGGCGGAGATGGGCGATCTTCTGGAATCGGAGGATCCCTTTATCCTGCCCGAAAAAAAGGGCCAGGGCGGGCGTGCTACCAGGCCGGCTCCCATTAAGGACGAGACGCTTTACGATTTGTGA
- a CDS encoding ATP-binding cassette domain-containing protein gives MNPPLITVDHITVRLRDRWFLDGLSWCIRAGEQWTLVGPNGAGKTTLAKAIAGLLPVVRGKIHYHAFGDLRPTQAIAYVASDARRDLWRREQRLALSRDFAGRFTEATPVRALLVSRSVAPGTTHVPENQLTDVVRCCNLQHLLDKPLLAISTGEMSRVLVARELLRQPRMLVLDEPFEGLDMPGRQAMIGMLDGLATTGLPLLLIVHRLAELPTAMTHLLAIDDGRVVRSEPLDRAGQPPLYPEKANPREKRFPPLPNGAKPPSARPLIEMQAVTVRYGDHVVLDRLTWSVNEGQHWAITGPNGAGKSTLLKLVTGDCLQVYANAIRLFGRDRGTAQTLGETRRQLGVVSHDLAAAYQKPVCALNVVCSGFYDSVGLYRHVDAEKAATARQWLGRMGLSGLADQPFNQLSQGQRQMILIARAMVKSPRLLILDEPLSGLDALHRSRVLDLLEGIGEAQSTTLVVISHHVEEIPHCTTHRLALDQGRVVACGPVRNDE, from the coding sequence GTGAACCCGCCGCTGATTACCGTTGACCATATTACCGTCCGGCTGCGTGACCGCTGGTTTCTGGATGGTCTGTCATGGTGTATCCGGGCGGGCGAGCAGTGGACCCTTGTCGGTCCCAACGGGGCGGGCAAAACCACCTTGGCCAAGGCCATTGCCGGTCTACTTCCGGTGGTCCGGGGCAAGATCCATTATCATGCCTTTGGTGACCTCCGACCGACCCAGGCCATCGCCTATGTGGCCAGCGATGCCCGGCGGGATCTGTGGCGTAGGGAACAGCGCCTGGCCTTGAGTCGGGATTTTGCCGGACGGTTTACCGAGGCCACACCTGTGCGAGCGCTGCTGGTCAGCCGGTCCGTTGCCCCTGGAACAACCCATGTCCCCGAAAACCAGCTGACCGATGTGGTCCGCTGCTGCAATTTGCAGCATCTGCTGGACAAGCCGCTCCTGGCCATCTCCACGGGGGAGATGAGCCGGGTGCTGGTTGCCCGCGAGCTGCTTCGCCAGCCCAGGATGCTGGTGCTCGACGAACCCTTCGAAGGTCTTGACATGCCGGGCCGCCAGGCGATGATCGGCATGCTCGATGGCCTGGCCACCACGGGGCTACCCCTGCTCCTGATTGTTCACCGCCTGGCGGAACTGCCCACGGCCATGACCCATCTGCTGGCCATCGACGATGGGCGGGTTGTCCGCTCCGAACCGCTGGACCGCGCAGGGCAACCGCCGCTTTACCCTGAAAAAGCGAATCCTCGGGAGAAACGCTTTCCGCCACTTCCCAACGGCGCAAAGCCGCCTTCCGCCCGGCCACTGATCGAGATGCAGGCGGTTACGGTGCGTTACGGCGACCATGTGGTCTTGGACCGCTTGACCTGGTCGGTCAACGAGGGCCAGCACTGGGCCATCACCGGTCCCAATGGGGCCGGCAAATCGACCCTGCTGAAACTGGTTACCGGGGATTGCCTTCAGGTGTACGCCAACGCCATTCGCCTGTTCGGGCGTGATCGGGGAACGGCCCAGACACTGGGAGAGACGCGCCGTCAGCTTGGGGTGGTGAGCCACGATCTGGCTGCCGCGTACCAGAAACCGGTCTGCGCCCTGAACGTGGTCTGCTCCGGGTTTTACGATTCGGTGGGGCTGTACCGCCATGTGGACGCGGAAAAGGCTGCCACCGCCCGTCAGTGGCTGGGCCGGATGGGGCTGTCGGGTTTGGCAGACCAGCCGTTCAACCAGCTTTCCCAGGGGCAGCGACAGATGATTCTGATCGCCCGGGCCATGGTCAAATCGCCGCGCTTGCTGATCCTGGACGAGCCCCTCTCCGGGCTGGACGCCCTTCATCGCAGCCGGGTGTTGGACCTGTTGGAGGGCATTGGTGAGGCGCAGTCCACCACCCTGGTTGTTATTTCCCACCATGTGGAAGAGATCCCCCATTGCACGACACACCGCCTGGCGCTGGATCAGGGTCGGGTGGTTGCCTGCGGACCGGTCAGAAACGATGAATAG
- a CDS encoding enoyl-CoA hydratase/isomerase family protein produces the protein MTRVDFAVDEHVATVTLSDGENRFNPDFLNAFLDILDEVETTTDATTLLVTSAHEKIFSNGIDLEWIVPVIQQNDLARAKAFFYLLNRMFKRLVTYPLVTVAAISGHAFAGGAILCCAFDFRFMRSDRGFFCFPEVDLGIPFLPGMNAILKKAMPMYMVEYMQYTGVRLTANQCVEHHIVHNALPMEALMAETRAFAMAINKRRPVVAEMKKRLNQPIVHALDITDVPYIESGQFNIG, from the coding sequence ATGACACGGGTGGATTTCGCTGTAGATGAGCATGTTGCCACCGTTACCCTGAGCGATGGCGAAAACCGGTTCAATCCCGATTTTCTCAATGCATTTCTGGATATTCTTGATGAGGTCGAAACGACCACGGATGCGACCACACTGCTGGTCACCTCCGCGCATGAGAAAATATTCTCCAACGGCATCGATTTGGAATGGATTGTCCCGGTGATTCAGCAAAACGACCTGGCCCGGGCCAAAGCGTTCTTCTATCTGCTCAACCGGATGTTCAAACGCCTGGTGACCTATCCGCTGGTCACCGTGGCGGCCATCTCCGGTCACGCCTTTGCCGGCGGCGCCATTTTGTGCTGTGCGTTTGATTTCCGGTTCATGCGCTCGGACCGCGGATTTTTCTGCTTTCCCGAGGTGGACCTGGGGATTCCGTTTCTGCCGGGGATGAATGCCATTTTGAAAAAAGCCATGCCCATGTACATGGTCGAATATATGCAATACACCGGTGTGCGGCTGACGGCGAACCAGTGTGTGGAACACCACATCGTCCACAACGCCTTGCCCATGGAGGCCCTCATGGCGGAGACCCGGGCGTTTGCCATGGCCATCAACAAACGGCGCCCGGTGGTTGCCGAAATGAAAAAGCGGCTCAATCAGCCCATTGTGCACGCGCTCGATATTACGGATGTTCCCTATATCGAATCCGGACAGTTCAACATCGGTTGA
- a CDS encoding RNA methyltransferase yields MTVGIVRDNISIVLQRPRYPENIGSAARAMCNMGFTRLIVVEPGIWDNARIRRLATHTAGSIVDRIQRFSSLEAALAPFGHVVGTTARLGEQRPVIKSPDFLARGLIPIAHNNPVAILFGPEDRGLTNEDLKHCHQLVNIPTVDFSSLNLAQAVMIICYCLATADQADPKPLTPRLAKRVELDQMYGELTAALMEIGYVNPQNPDYWMVRIRRFFTRLSLRAGEASIVRGICRQIQRYGVRRYTEGLRDGQCDGKPIDEG; encoded by the coding sequence ATGACCGTCGGCATCGTCCGCGATAACATCTCCATCGTCCTGCAGCGGCCCCGGTATCCTGAGAATATCGGGTCCGCTGCCCGGGCCATGTGCAACATGGGGTTTACCCGCCTGATCGTTGTGGAGCCGGGCATCTGGGACAACGCCCGCATCCGCCGGCTGGCCACCCACACAGCGGGCAGCATTGTGGACCGCATCCAGCGTTTCTCCTCCCTGGAGGCGGCCCTGGCACCCTTTGGCCATGTGGTCGGCACGACCGCCCGCCTGGGCGAACAGCGCCCGGTGATCAAATCACCGGATTTTCTGGCACGCGGCCTGATCCCCATCGCGCACAACAATCCAGTGGCCATTCTTTTCGGTCCCGAGGACCGGGGGCTGACCAACGAGGATCTGAAACACTGCCATCAACTGGTCAATATCCCCACTGTGGATTTCAGCTCGCTCAATCTGGCCCAGGCGGTGATGATCATCTGCTACTGCCTGGCCACCGCCGATCAGGCCGATCCGAAACCGCTGACACCCCGCTTGGCCAAACGCGTCGAACTGGACCAGATGTACGGTGAGCTGACCGCCGCCCTGATGGAGATCGGCTATGTCAACCCGCAAAACCCCGACTACTGGATGGTCCGCATCCGTCGTTTCTTCACCCGGCTCTCCCTGCGTGCCGGCGAGGCCAGCATCGTCCGCGGCATCTGCCGGCAGATCCAGCGTTACGGCGTGCGCCGCTACACCGAAGGGCTGCGCGACGGGCAGTGCGATGGCAAGCCGATTGACGAAGGATAG
- a CDS encoding O-acetyl-ADP-ribose deacetylase produces MDPTRRLETRQGDITQLSVDAIVNAANQTLKGGGGVDGAIHRAAGPELLAECRTLGGCPTGEARLTRGYRLPARYVIHTVGPVYRGRPEDPRLLANCYTNSLILARDHGICSIAFPAISCGVYGYPIDEACKIAVDTCAAFITANEAIEKIVFMLFSDKDLAVYSQYLKNHAG; encoded by the coding sequence ATGGATCCGACTCGTCGACTGGAAACCCGGCAGGGTGACATTACCCAACTGAGCGTGGATGCGATCGTCAATGCAGCCAATCAAACCCTGAAGGGCGGTGGCGGTGTGGATGGCGCCATCCATCGGGCTGCCGGACCGGAGCTGCTGGCCGAATGCCGGACCCTGGGGGGCTGCCCCACCGGCGAGGCCCGGTTGACCCGGGGTTACCGGTTGCCGGCCAGGTACGTGATTCACACCGTGGGGCCGGTCTACCGCGGCCGCCCTGAGGACCCGCGTCTTTTGGCCAACTGTTACACCAACAGCCTGATACTGGCCCGGGATCATGGGATCTGCAGCATCGCTTTCCCGGCCATCAGTTGCGGGGTTTACGGATATCCCATTGATGAAGCCTGCAAAATTGCCGTGGACACCTGCGCCGCATTCATCACGGCCAACGAGGCCATTGAAAAGATTGTTTTCATGCTTTTTTCTGATAAAGATCTGGCGGTTTATTCCCAATACCTGAAGAACCATGCGGGGTAG
- the ndk gene encoding nucleoside-diphosphate kinase, whose amino-acid sequence MQRTLSIVKPDGVARGLIGDVVKRLEANGLTIIAMKMIHMTKAQAEGFYAVHRERPFFGSLTDFMSSGPAVVMVLEGDDAIARYRDLMGATNYKDAAEGTIRRDFATDIEKNVVHGSDAPETAAFEIGYFFNAFEITAR is encoded by the coding sequence ATGCAGAGAACCTTATCCATCGTCAAGCCCGACGGCGTCGCCCGGGGCCTGATCGGCGATGTGGTCAAACGGCTGGAAGCCAACGGACTGACCATCATCGCCATGAAAATGATCCACATGACCAAAGCCCAGGCCGAAGGGTTTTACGCCGTCCATCGCGAACGCCCCTTTTTCGGCAGCCTCACCGATTTCATGTCTTCGGGGCCGGCCGTGGTCATGGTGCTCGAAGGCGACGATGCCATTGCCCGCTACCGGGACCTCATGGGGGCCACCAACTACAAGGATGCCGCCGAGGGAACCATCCGCCGTGATTTTGCCACCGATATCGAAAAAAACGTCGTCCATGGCTCCGATGCCCCGGAAACCGCCGCATTTGAGATCGGCTACTTCTTCAACGCCTTTGAAATTACCGCCCGATGA